The Marinilongibacter aquaticus genome has a window encoding:
- a CDS encoding DUF1593 domain-containing protein: MLKKAIALCLSMAVFACTNQGPKEEQPLQKPRTIVTTDGEIDDVDSFIRMLLYANEFDIQGLVISSSMWHYKGDGKGTLFTSEMEMTKKMYGAIPSLRWAGTEWMFPLIDAYEEVFPKLSQHAEGFPTAADLRSLVKVGNIDFEGEMEKDTEGSDFIKASLLDSDTRPLYLQVWGGTNTIARALKSIEDQYKGSPEWESIYKRVCDKAILYAILDQDATYRKYIAPNWPDMKVYYNANQFWCFAYPWKRAVPEEEHYLFEGDFMGNEIINGHGPLLKQYYSYGDGQKQAGDDEHIHGDLSKIKEGQWGNFGQFDFISEGDSPAYLHLINVGLDNLTHPEWGGWGGRLVQSEEQANRWEDGEQAKDYNPFTEKMDPTYPQIRWVKAIQEDFAARADWCISNYAEANHPPVVKALGPKKVDGKKGTDVLLKIESSDPDGDQTHTAFWIYKEVGSYTGDAQVDFEDNTCTVHLPNAGDEGQLHVIAEVSDDGVHPMTRYQRFVISVK; this comes from the coding sequence ATGTTGAAAAAAGCAATTGCCCTCTGCCTATCCATGGCCGTTTTCGCCTGTACAAATCAAGGCCCAAAAGAAGAACAGCCCCTACAGAAACCACGTACCATTGTCACTACCGATGGAGAAATCGACGATGTAGACTCTTTCATTCGTATGCTGCTCTATGCCAACGAATTCGACATTCAGGGATTGGTCATCAGCAGTTCGATGTGGCATTATAAAGGAGATGGAAAGGGCACGCTTTTCACCTCTGAAATGGAAATGACAAAAAAAATGTACGGAGCCATCCCAAGCCTTCGCTGGGCCGGTACTGAGTGGATGTTTCCGCTAATCGATGCGTATGAAGAAGTTTTCCCGAAATTGAGCCAACATGCCGAGGGCTTCCCTACGGCAGCAGATTTGAGAAGCTTGGTCAAAGTAGGGAATATCGACTTTGAAGGCGAGATGGAAAAAGACACCGAAGGTTCTGATTTCATAAAAGCCAGCTTGCTCGATTCCGATACCCGCCCACTTTATCTGCAAGTCTGGGGCGGTACAAACACCATTGCCCGTGCCCTGAAATCCATTGAAGACCAATACAAAGGCAGCCCAGAATGGGAAAGCATTTATAAAAGAGTATGCGACAAGGCTATTCTTTACGCCATACTGGACCAAGATGCCACATACCGAAAATACATTGCTCCAAATTGGCCCGACATGAAAGTCTATTACAACGCCAATCAGTTTTGGTGCTTCGCCTATCCTTGGAAAAGGGCCGTTCCGGAAGAAGAGCACTATTTGTTCGAAGGCGATTTTATGGGGAACGAAATCATTAACGGGCATGGCCCATTGTTGAAACAATATTACAGCTATGGCGATGGCCAAAAACAAGCGGGCGACGACGAACACATTCACGGCGACCTGAGTAAAATAAAAGAAGGACAATGGGGCAATTTCGGGCAGTTCGACTTCATTTCAGAAGGCGATTCTCCCGCCTACCTCCACCTTATCAATGTGGGGCTAGACAATCTTACCCATCCCGAATGGGGCGGCTGGGGCGGCCGACTGGTGCAATCGGAAGAGCAAGCCAACCGATGGGAAGATGGCGAACAAGCGAAAGATTACAACCCTTTTACTGAAAAAATGGACCCCACCTACCCTCAAATCCGTTGGGTAAAAGCCATTCAAGAAGATTTCGCAGCTCGGGCAGATTGGTGTATTTCTAATTATGCAGAAGCCAATCATCCGCCGGTAGTCAAAGCCCTTGGACCGAAAAAAGTAGACGGCAAGAAAGGCACAGACGTTTTGCTGAAAATTGAAAGCAGCGACCCCGACGGCGATCAAACCCATACCGCATTCTGGATTTACAAGGAAGTGGGCAGCTATACTGGCGATGCCCAAGTCGATTTTGAAGACAACACGTGCACAGTACACCTCCCCAATGCTGGTGATGAAGGGCAACTCCACGTAATTGCCGAAGTAAGCGACGATGGTGTTCACCCTATGACACGCTACCAAAGGTTTGTCATTTCGGTGAAATAG
- the proB gene encoding glutamate 5-kinase, with product MYKKRIVIKVGTNVMTNKNNRIVRPVLHSLVRQVSELFEDDIICVLVSSGSVIAGMEVLGECNVQDKTTRRQVYSAIGQPRMMRLYYNLFRDYGMNCAQVLATKRDFNPGIHRENMVNCYEGLIKEGVIPIANEDDAVSVTKSMFSDNDELASLVAELIHADMLILLTNKDGLFDGDPDEEHTQLIKNVKVHENVEKFITDKKKEEGEGRGGMASKLNLAKKTAEKGIPTVIANGKIENVIKDLVYGKEIGTKVTK from the coding sequence GTGTACAAAAAAAGAATTGTCATCAAAGTAGGAACAAACGTGATGACCAACAAAAACAACCGCATTGTGCGGCCTGTTTTGCACAGTTTGGTGCGTCAAGTCTCTGAGCTTTTCGAAGATGATATCATTTGTGTTTTAGTTTCTTCGGGTTCTGTAATTGCGGGCATGGAAGTGCTCGGCGAATGCAATGTGCAGGACAAAACCACGCGTCGTCAGGTTTATTCGGCCATTGGCCAGCCGCGTATGATGCGACTTTATTACAATTTATTTCGCGATTACGGCATGAATTGTGCTCAGGTTTTGGCCACGAAAAGGGATTTTAATCCCGGCATTCACCGCGAAAACATGGTGAATTGCTACGAGGGTCTTATCAAAGAAGGTGTCATTCCGATCGCCAATGAAGACGACGCTGTTTCGGTCACGAAGTCGATGTTCTCTGATAACGATGAATTGGCTTCATTGGTGGCCGAGCTTATTCATGCCGATATGCTGATTCTTTTGACCAATAAGGATGGCCTTTTTGATGGAGATCCGGATGAAGAGCATACGCAGCTAATCAAGAATGTGAAAGTGCATGAAAATGTAGAGAAATTCATCACAGACAAAAAGAAAGAAGAGGGTGAAGGCCGCGGTGGAATGGCTTCGAAACTGAACTTGGCCAAAAAAACTGCCGAGAAGGGGATTCCTACGGTGATAGCCAATGGTAAAATCGAAAATGTGATTAAGGATCTGGTTTACGGGAAGGAAATTGGCACGAAAGTGACAAAATAA
- a CDS encoding NYN domain-containing protein, protein MMADLQLAVLIDADNIPYANIKGMLDEIAKLGNPTIKRIYGDWTKPTVSGWKPALLEHAITPVQQYSYTTGKNATDSAMIIDAMDILHNLSVDGFCLVSSDSDFTRLATRLRESGKMVIGIGEKKTPSPFIVACDKFIYIEIISQKDEKKSTSQSPVKGQKSQGLDKLDRGFMKLLKSTVEDVADDDGWAFLAEVGSLLNKKKPDFDPRNYGFSKLTPLVKSLKEYFEIEERPVENSRGRLVMIRIKS, encoded by the coding sequence ATTATGGCCGACCTCCAACTTGCTGTTTTGATCGATGCGGACAACATCCCCTATGCCAACATCAAAGGCATGTTGGACGAAATTGCCAAATTGGGCAATCCGACGATCAAACGCATTTATGGCGATTGGACAAAACCCACCGTTTCGGGTTGGAAACCGGCCTTGCTCGAGCACGCCATCACTCCCGTGCAGCAATACAGTTACACCACAGGCAAAAACGCCACGGATTCGGCTATGATTATCGACGCCATGGACATCTTGCACAACTTGAGCGTCGACGGTTTTTGTTTGGTTTCGAGCGACAGCGATTTTACGCGTTTGGCCACCCGATTGCGGGAATCCGGGAAAATGGTGATCGGCATTGGCGAAAAAAAGACACCCAGCCCTTTCATTGTCGCCTGCGATAAATTCATTTACATTGAAATTATCAGCCAAAAAGACGAAAAGAAAAGCACCAGCCAAAGCCCTGTGAAAGGACAAAAAAGCCAAGGCTTGGACAAACTCGACCGTGGCTTCATGAAATTGCTGAAATCGACCGTAGAAGATGTAGCCGACGACGACGGCTGGGCTTTTTTGGCCGAGGTCGGTTCTCTTCTGAATAAAAAGAAACCCGATTTCGATCCGCGAAATTACGGTTTCAGCAAATTGACGCCTTTGGTAAAAAGCCTGAAAGAGTACTTCGAAATAGAAGAACGGCCAGTCGAAAACTCGCGTGGCCGCCTGGTGATGATTCGCATCAAATCCTAA
- a CDS encoding EboA domain-containing protein, producing MKESDKQAQALKLDLVEFCATRGDAGKWLNEKLNQVFDERTFFLAFGMAPKKFDRESVVWSEALKTRLREVNPDFEKVVWTLDELARLAMLLHLPANGNVATIEKLVGSADRRELVLVYKSMPFLLNAEAFKWLYADGIRTNMVDVFDSIVLHNSFASEYLDEAAWNQMVLKAIFMERPIFKIYKLDARKNDSLALILHDFVKERWAAGRLVSPELWRMIDGFASGEMLESARKETESGTDVAKIAAAKVLLGAGMGESFSKALAQTAEKTSWDSIGEQVLALQEA from the coding sequence ATGAAAGAATCGGATAAACAAGCTCAAGCCTTAAAATTGGATTTGGTGGAGTTTTGTGCGACTAGAGGCGATGCGGGAAAATGGCTCAATGAAAAGCTGAATCAAGTATTCGATGAGCGTACATTCTTTTTGGCCTTTGGGATGGCCCCGAAAAAATTTGACCGCGAGTCTGTAGTGTGGTCAGAAGCTCTGAAGACGCGTTTGCGTGAGGTCAATCCTGATTTCGAAAAAGTAGTTTGGACATTGGATGAACTGGCCCGCTTGGCCATGCTTCTGCATTTACCGGCCAACGGCAATGTGGCGACAATCGAAAAATTGGTGGGGTCGGCAGACCGCAGAGAGTTGGTTTTGGTGTATAAATCCATGCCCTTTCTTTTGAATGCCGAAGCATTCAAATGGCTTTACGCCGATGGTATCCGTACCAATATGGTCGACGTGTTCGATTCCATTGTGCTCCACAACAGTTTTGCATCCGAGTATCTGGACGAAGCCGCTTGGAACCAGATGGTCTTGAAGGCAATCTTTATGGAAAGGCCTATTTTTAAGATTTACAAATTGGACGCACGCAAGAATGATTCGCTTGCTCTCATTTTGCATGATTTTGTAAAGGAAAGGTGGGCGGCTGGCCGTTTGGTAAGCCCAGAACTTTGGCGAATGATAGATGGCTTTGCCTCAGGCGAGATGCTGGAATCGGCAAGAAAAGAAACGGAATCGGGTACAGATGTGGCAAAAATTGCCGCTGCGAAAGTGTTGCTCGGAGCAGGTATGGGCGAGAGCTTTTCCAAAGCACTGGCCCAAACGGCCGAGAAAACAAGTTGGGACAGTATCGGTGAGCAAGTTTTGGCTTTGCAAGAAGCCTAA
- a CDS encoding TatD family hydrolase — protein MKYIDPHVHMSSRTTDDYEAMSKAGIVAIIEPAFWLGQPRTEAGSFKDYYSSIVGWEPFRASQFGIKHYCTIGLNSKEANNVPLAEQVMDLLPLYALKDNVVAIGEIGYDDQTEAEDRFFRAQIELAKEVNLPILIHTPHRDKKRGTLKSMDVLEEHGIDPAMVVIDHNNEETAKSVLDRGYWTAFTIYPRTKMGSERMVEVVKKYGSERIIVDSSADWGVSDPLSVPKTAQLMLDSGISKEDVHMTCYQNALTIYSKSGNMKESDWADGVEYDQSVLYGGNSVLRGQDPKKTDKDIVEN, from the coding sequence ATGAAATATATTGATCCACATGTGCACATGTCGTCACGTACTACAGACGATTACGAGGCCATGTCGAAGGCCGGTATTGTGGCCATAATAGAGCCCGCATTTTGGTTGGGGCAACCCCGTACAGAGGCGGGTTCTTTTAAAGATTACTACAGCAGTATTGTGGGTTGGGAGCCGTTTCGGGCGTCTCAGTTTGGAATAAAGCATTATTGTACGATTGGTTTGAATTCGAAAGAAGCCAACAATGTGCCTTTGGCTGAGCAAGTGATGGATTTACTTCCACTTTACGCCTTGAAAGACAATGTGGTGGCTATTGGAGAGATTGGTTACGATGACCAAACCGAGGCGGAAGACCGTTTTTTCAGGGCTCAAATCGAATTGGCCAAAGAGGTTAATTTGCCGATTTTGATCCATACGCCGCACCGCGACAAAAAGAGAGGTACGCTGAAGAGTATGGATGTGCTCGAAGAGCATGGAATTGATCCCGCAATGGTGGTTATCGACCACAACAATGAGGAAACAGCGAAAAGTGTTTTGGATAGAGGCTATTGGACGGCTTTTACCATTTATCCGAGAACCAAAATGGGCAGTGAGCGAATGGTAGAAGTGGTGAAAAAATACGGATCGGAACGCATAATTGTTGACAGCTCTGCCGACTGGGGTGTGAGCGATCCGCTTTCGGTGCCTAAAACTGCTCAATTGATGCTCGATTCGGGCATTTCGAAAGAAGATGTACACATGACCTGCTACCAAAATGCATTGACTATCTATTCGAAAAGCGGCAACATGAAGGAAAGCGATTGGGCCGATGGAGTGGAATACGATCAATCTGTGCTGTATGGCGGAAACAGTGTGCTGCGTGGACAGGATCCCAAGAAAACCGATAAAGATATAGTAGAGAACTGA
- the eboC gene encoding UbiA-like protein EboC (EboC, a homolog the polyprenyltransferase UbiA, belongs to system of proteins involved in the trafficking of precursor metabolites to an extracytoplasmic compartment so that the biosynthesis of certain natural products, such as scytonemin, can be completed.) has translation MSKVFYLLTMMRPANVLTAIADIFAGVAIAGYFSNGPIYWEPVAWLAFSSACLYAAGVVFNDVFDLELDAKERPERPLPSGKIAKSTAVLVGLILLLVAFVAAFAVHFQAGIIAFCVALAALFYDKTAKHHVFWGPLFMGVCRGLNLLLGMSILSADSIPVLWPICFLPILFIFAITLSAQGEVHGKNRQSLILALLLDLTVAAVLCLLAYFKLMDFWSMCPFLLLWLGMNLYAKVQAIRVNTPTNIRLAIKFGVLSLIPLDALYVAGFADLTLGSVVLLLLPMSIFLAKKFAVT, from the coding sequence ATGTCAAAGGTTTTTTACTTATTGACAATGATGCGGCCGGCCAATGTGCTGACCGCCATAGCCGATATTTTTGCAGGTGTTGCAATCGCGGGCTATTTTTCCAATGGGCCGATTTATTGGGAACCCGTAGCTTGGCTGGCCTTTTCTTCGGCTTGTCTTTATGCCGCTGGGGTGGTTTTCAATGATGTGTTCGATTTGGAATTGGATGCCAAAGAAAGGCCCGAAAGGCCGCTTCCAAGTGGGAAAATCGCGAAATCAACGGCTGTTTTGGTGGGTTTGATCCTCTTGTTGGTGGCATTTGTAGCAGCGTTTGCTGTACATTTTCAAGCGGGTATTATTGCTTTTTGCGTGGCTTTGGCGGCACTTTTTTACGACAAAACCGCCAAACATCATGTATTCTGGGGGCCATTGTTTATGGGTGTCTGTCGAGGATTGAACCTGCTTTTGGGTATGTCAATCCTTTCTGCGGACAGCATTCCTGTATTGTGGCCGATTTGCTTTTTACCGATTTTATTCATTTTCGCGATTACATTGAGTGCTCAAGGCGAGGTACACGGTAAAAATCGGCAATCGCTAATTTTGGCCCTCTTGCTCGACCTCACGGTAGCGGCGGTATTGTGCCTTTTGGCCTATTTCAAACTGATGGACTTTTGGTCGATGTGCCCTTTCTTGCTTCTTTGGCTGGGCATGAACCTGTACGCCAAAGTACAGGCCATTCGCGTGAATACGCCGACCAATATTCGTTTGGCCATAAAATTTGGGGTGTTGTCGCTTATTCCTCTCGATGCCCTGTATGTAGCTGGTTTTGCAGACCTTACCTTGGGTTCTGTGGTTTTGTTGCTTTTGCCTATGTCGATATTTTTGGCGAAGAAGTTTGCGGTAACCTAG